Proteins encoded by one window of Glycine soja cultivar W05 chromosome 15, ASM419377v2, whole genome shotgun sequence:
- the LOC114388224 gene encoding fatty acid amide hydrolase-like, with product MGKKRVMTPAKDVDLSSTKYKREVVQAPHLTGFVFRLFVRIIEAPLIGPIIMNILKKENKMDEILRHTVIPEEPMFKPEYPPQEMEPGVVVLEEDGRPEDRVESALKCLPHYDVAELWENSSASFRYWKIRDYAHAYRSRKVTPSMVAERIISIIEDNGRNKPPTPLLISFDAAEVREQAAASTQRFEAGNPLSILDGIFMAIKDDIDCYPHPSKGATTWMHEVRTVKEDAVCVSRLRTCGVIFIGKANMHELGMGTTGNNPNYGTTRNPHAPDRYTGGSSSGPAAIVASGLCSAALGTDGGGSVRIPSSLCGVVGFKTTYGRTSMEGSLCDSGTVEIIGPIASTVEDVLLVYSAMLGASPANRISLKPSPPCLPSLSSNDNSNALGSLRIGKYTPWFNDVHSTEISDKCDEALNLLSKAHGCEMIEIVIPELLEMRTAHVVSIGSECLCSLNPDCEDGKGVNLTYDTRTSLALFRSFTAADYVAAQCIRRRSMYYHLEIFKKVDVIVTPTTGMTAPIIPPSALKSGETDMQTTANLMQFVVPANLLGFPAISVPVGYDKVGLPIGLQIMGRPWAEATVLRVAAEVEKLCGEWKKKPASYYDVLKAK from the exons ATGGGGAAAAAGCGTGTAATGACGCCAGCCAAGGACGTTGACTTATCTTCCACCAAATACAAACGTGAAGTTGTGCAAG ctcCGCATTTGACTGGATTTGTATTTAGGTTATTTGTGAGGATAATTGAAGCTCCCCTGATAGGTCCTATCATTATGAATAttttgaagaaggaaaataaaatggaTGAG ATACTGCGCCACACTGTGATACCCGAGGAACCCATGTTTAAACCTGAATATCCACCTCAAG AAATGGAGCCTGGTGTTGTTGTCCTTGAGGAAGATGGGAGACCTGAAGATCGAGTTGAGTCTGCCCTGAAGTGTCTTCCACATTATGATGTTGCTGAATTATGGGAAAATTCATCTGCATCTTTTCGGTACTGGAAAATACGTGACTATGCTCATGCTTATCGATCTAGAAAAGTAACCCCATCCATG GTTGCTGAGCGCATCATCTCAATTATAGAGGACAATGGAAGAAATAAACCTCCTACACCACTATTGATATCGTTTGATGCTGCAGAAGTCCGGGAGCAGGCGGCAGCATCTACTCAGAGGTTTGAAGCAG GAAATCCATTATCGATATTGGATGGAATTTTCATGGCCATCAAAGATGACATAGATTGTTATCCTCATCCATCTAAGG GTGCAACTACATGGATGCATGAGGTACGCACTGTAAAGGAGGATGCAGTCTGTGTATCAAGACTGCGTACCTGTGGTGTCATATTCATAGGGAAAGCAAATATGCATGAGTTAGGCATGGGTACAACAGGAAATAATCCTAATTATGG AACTACAAGAAATCCTCATGCACCTGACAGGTATACTGGTGGATCTTCTTCAGGTCCGGCTGCAATTGTGGCTTCTGGACTATGTTCTGCTGCATTGGGAACTGATGGTGGAG GTTCAGTCCGTATTCCTTCTTCCCTTTGTGGTGTGGTGGGATTTAAGACAACTTACGGGCGGACAAGCATGGAGGG GTCATTATGTGATTCTGGGACTGTGGAAATTATTGGACCCATTGCTTCAACGGTGGAGGATGTCTTGCTAGT GTATTCTGCAATGTTGGGTGCATCACCTGCAAATAGAATCAGTTTGAAACcg TCACCACCTTGTTTGCCAAGTCTGTCATCCAACGATAATTCAAATGCCTTGGGATCTTTAAGAATTGGAAAGTACACCCCG TGGTTTAATGATGTGCATTCAACTGAAATCTCTGATAAATGTGATGAAGCACTTAATCTGCTGTCAAAGGCGCATGGTTGTGAA ATGATAGAAATTGTTATACCAGAGCTTCTTGAGATGCGAACTGCCCATGTTGTTTCCATTGGCTCTGAATGCTTATGTTCACTGAATCCTGATTGTGAAGACGG GAAAGGTGTAAATTTGACATATGATACTCGTACAAGTTTGGCACTTTTTCGGTCATTTACAGCAGCCGATTATGTTGCAGCCCAATGTATTAG ACGAAGGAGTATGTATTACCACTTGGAGATTTTCAAGAAAGTGGATGTCATAGTAACACCGACCACTGG CATGACAGCACCCATAATACCTCCCAGTGCTCTTAAAAGTGGTGAAACAGATATGCAGACTACAG CTAACCTTATGCAGTTCGTTGTTCCTGCAAATCTTTTGGGATTCCCTGCCATTTCTGTCCCG GTTGGTTACGATAAAGTAGGACTTCCAATAGGTTTGCAAATAATGGGTCGACCATGGGCGGAAGCTACTGTACTGCGTGTAGCCGCTGAAGTGGAG AAACTCTGTGGTGAGTGGAAGAAAAAACCCGCGTCGTACTATGATGTTCTGAAGGCTAAATGA
- the LOC114387957 gene encoding leucine-rich repeat extensin-like protein 2: MKENYSYQSYPDSGESSPRSREIDFENPPPWDHQNYKAKFICSYGGKIHPRSHDNQLSYVGGDTKILAVDRSIKFPAMLAKLSALCDAQDNNITFKYQLPGEDLDALISVTNDDDLDHMMHEYDRLYRASARPSRMRLFLFPSDTPPSPPPASAPPDTVIKPNNVDFLFALEKNVAVPAPPPPQPPPVSVKFNDPLPEPVAPQPEYRSRLNFNPAVSDPSAIQRQLHQLQIAENEKASYRRKNEDNYPAGDYYVQKMPEKFPPANFPASAPGYWPEKHVSGEAYPPAVTATSGGGEPSVHMIPAPGTFYHAPVMRPPATQGYYAVQQMGSDNYREAPVYGGVPPPKAAIPASLAPAQQPVKAPAYTEGFGMVRPGGMLDNTVGPYSQVAYDSASGRQVYYTVPGGGVVHAPPYQGVFPPVTADMRPGVVSLGQDVKVINKVTQGSV, from the coding sequence atgaaggAGAACTACTCATACCAATCGTATCCAGATTCAGGCGAGTCCTCTCCACGCTCCAGAGAGATCGACTTCGAGAACCCTCCTCCATGGGACCACCAAAACTACAAAGCCAAGTTCATCTGCAGCTATGGCGGCAAGATCCACCCACGCTCCCACGACAACCAGCTCTCCTACGTCGGCGGCGACACCAAAATCCTCGCCGTCGACCGCTCCATCAAGTTCCCCGCCATGCTTGCCAAACTCTCCGCCCTCTGCGACGCCCAAGACAACAACATCACCTTCAAGTACCAGCTCCCCGGCGAAGACCTCGACGCTCTCATCTCCGTCACCAACGACGACGACCTTGACCACATGATGCACGAGTACGATCGCCTCTACCGCGCTTCCGCTAGACCCTCCCGCATGCGATTATTCCTCTTTCCTTCCGATACTCCTCCTTCGCCTCCACCTGCTTCTGCTCCACCTGATACCGTTATCAAACCTAATAACGTCGATTTTCTCTTCGCTCTCGAAAAAAACGTCGCCGTCCCTGCTCCTCCGCCTCCTCAGCCACCACCGGTTTCTGTCAAATTTAATGATCCGCTGCCGGAGCCTGTGGCGCCGCAGCCGGAGTACCGGTCGCGGTTGAATTTTAACCCTGCGGTTTCGGATCCAAGCGCGATTCAGCGCCAGTTGCATCAATTGCAAATTGCGGAGAACGAGAAAGCTTCGTATCGGAGGAAGAACGAGGATAATTACCCTGCCGGTGATTACTACGTTCAGAAAATGCCCGAGAAGTTCCCGCCAGCGAATTTTCCGGCAAGCGCACCGGGTTATTGGCCTGAAAAACATGTTTCCGGCGAGGCTTATCCGCCGGCGGTTACGGCAACGTCCGGCGGAGGGGAACCGTCGGTTCATATGATTCCGGCGCCGGGGACGTTCTATCATGCACCAGTTATGCGGCCTCCGGCCACTCAGGGATACTACGCAGTGCAACAAATGGGTTCTGATAATTACCGTGAAGCACCGGTTTATGGCGGTGTTCCGCCGCCTAAAGCGGCGATTCCGGCTAGCTTGGCGCCGGCGCAGCAGCCGGTTAAGGCTCCCGCGTATACGGAAGGATTCGGAATGGTTCGGCCAGGTGGGATGCTGGATAATACGGTTGGTCCGTACTCGCAGGTGGCGTACGATAGTGCGAGTGGGAGACAGGTTTATTATACTGTGCCGGGTGGTGGGGTAGTGCACGCTCCTCCGTACCAAGGGGTTTTTCCGCCCGTAACCGCAGATATGAGACCGGGTGTGGTGTCGTTGGGTCAGGATGTTAAAGTCATAAACAAGGTTACTCAAGGTTCAGTGTGA
- the LOC114387822 gene encoding protein RMD5 homolog: MELSSIKDAFDRVTKKQKISSSKSQEVVDQVGREIEQALATIQSPHDPSSPVDQKSALTELKFKLNAIGSLQQLEGSNKELNISLTKYQKLLEKLLNPDISKAYRNVDFDTHIVDQIIANHFYRQGLFDLGDSIINEAGEPDAAALRSQFLEMHQIIGAMRERNLQPALTWVSANREKLVQIGSNLELKIHTLQFVEVLQNGTRADALKYARTYLAPFASLNKGEFPKLMGCLLYAGRLESSPYSELLSPIHWEMTTEELARQFCTLLGQSYENPLSVAVAAGVEGLPILLKLANVMAAKKQEWQEMKQLPVPVELGKEFQFHSIFVCPVSRDQGSEENPPMLLPCLHVLCKQSIMKLSKNSTRTFKCPYCPAEATVANCKQLYF; this comes from the coding sequence ATGGAGCTGAGTAGCATCAAAGATGCATTTGATCGTGTAACCAAGAAGCAAAAAATATCCTCTTCCAAGTCTCAAGAAGTTGTTGACCAGGTGGGGCGTGAAATTGAGCAGGCATTGGCAACAATACAGTCACCACATGACCCCTCATCTCCTGTTGACCAGAAATCTGCTCTCACAGAACTTAAGTTTAAGCTTAATGCTATCGGATCACTTCAACAGTTGGAAGGATCTAATAAGGAATTGAACATAAGTCTTACCAAGTATCAAAAActccttgaaaaattgttaaACCCTGATATATCAAAGGCATACAGAAATGTGGACTTTGATACTCATATTGTCGATCAGATAATTGCAAACCACTTTTACCGTCAAGGTTTGTTTGATCTTGGAGATAGCATCATAAATGAGGCTGGAGAGCCTGATGCAGCTGCACTTAGATCTCAATTTTTGGAAATGCATCAGATTATTGGAGCTATGAGAGAGAGAAACCTTCAGCCTGCTCTCACATGGGTGTCTGCTAATCGAGAGAAACTTGTCCAGATTGGTTCCAATCTTGAGCTTAAGATTCACACGCTGCAGTTTGTAGAGGTCCTGCAAAATGGAACCCGAGCTGATGCCTTAAAATATGCCCGAACTTACCTTGCTCCTTTTGCTTCCCTCAACAAGGGTGAGTTCCCAAAGCTTATGGGTTGCCTCTTGTATGCAGGAAGGCTAGAGAGCTCTCCTTATTCTGAGCTGTTGTCCCCAATTCATTGGGAGATGACAACCGAAGAGCTCGCACGACAGTTCTGCACTCTCTTGGGTCAGTCCTATGAGAACCCACTGAGTGTAGCAGTTGCAGCAGGAGTTGAGGGGTTGCCTATACTGTTAAAGCTGGCAAATGTAATGGCAGCAAAGAAGCAGGAGTGGCAGGAAATGAAGCAGTTGCCTGTGCCAGTTGAATTGGGTAAGGAATTTCAGTTCCATTCGATTTTTGTTTGCCCTGTGAGTAGGGATCAAGGAAGTGAAGAAAATCCTCCAATGCTGCTACCATGCTTGCATGTCCTTTGCAAGCAATCAATTATGAAGCTATCAAAAAACAGCACCCGAACATTCAAGTGTCCATATTGTCCAGCCGAAGCTACTGTTGCAAACTGCAAACAGCTGTATTTCTGA
- the LOC114388080 gene encoding uncharacterized protein LOC114388080: protein MALRIHVISPFFSISTTSPVALSSRRISCTAAGDGGISDAALASELAARAARMNAHAAKAEEAMRKSRKLLFGELCEYMGLDEDQAQHKWSNMDDDQKCVLVKGFLKEWGSHFHPLSARSTKEMLEEYLRQGNSPPKPTNSSFFFEGLNRIIGFP from the coding sequence ATGGCTCTCAGAATTCACGTTATTTCCCCTTTCTTCTCAATCTCCACCACCTCCCCCGTCGCTCTCTCCAGCCGCCGAATCTCCTGCACCGCCGCCGGCGATGGAGGCATCAGCGACGCGGCCCTCGCATCGGAGTTGGCGGCGAGGGCCGCCAGAATGAACGCGCATGCGGCGAAGGCGGAGGAGGCCATGCGCAAGAGCAGAAAGCTCCTCTTCGGAGAGCTCTGCGAGTACATGGGCCTGGACGAAGACCAGGCCCAACACAAATGGAGCAACATGGATGATGACCAGAAATGTGTTCTCGTGAAAGGGTTTCTTAAAGAGTGGGGTTCTCATTTTCATCCCTTGTCCGCCAGGTCCACAAAAGAGATGTTGGAGGAATATCTGCGACAAGGAAACTCACCTCCCAAGCCAActaattcttctttcttcttcgaGGGACTCAACAGAATTATTGGTTTTCCCTAG